A single region of the Pontibacter kalidii genome encodes:
- a CDS encoding SCO family protein produces MSNRNKIMNLRNGLAAAALALASTAFYGCDNSTPQDTLPIYGEREPVERTVDGKTVIDTIYHQIPDFAFVNQDSQRVTQETVAGKVYVTDFFFTSCPTICPKMKTQMLRVYEAYKDNPNVVLLSHSIDPAHDTVAVLKDYAERLEIETEKWHLLTGDKDSIYDIAGNYLAAAREDEGAEGGFSHSGDFYLIDQQRRIRGHYNGTEEEDVDRLIQDIPRLLNERKDEKK; encoded by the coding sequence ATGAGCAACAGAAATAAGATCATGAACCTGCGAAACGGACTAGCAGCAGCAGCCCTCGCATTGGCTTCTACCGCCTTCTATGGCTGCGACAACAGCACCCCACAGGACACCCTGCCTATTTATGGCGAGCGCGAACCCGTGGAACGCACCGTGGACGGCAAAACGGTCATAGACACCATCTACCACCAGATTCCGGACTTCGCGTTTGTGAACCAGGACAGCCAGCGCGTGACGCAGGAGACCGTAGCAGGCAAAGTATACGTGACGGACTTCTTCTTCACCAGCTGCCCCACCATCTGCCCTAAAATGAAGACCCAGATGCTGCGCGTGTACGAGGCTTACAAGGATAACCCAAACGTGGTACTCCTCTCCCACTCCATAGACCCGGCGCACGACACGGTGGCTGTTTTGAAAGATTATGCCGAAAGGCTGGAGATAGAAACGGAGAAGTGGCACCTGCTCACAGGCGACAAAGACAGTATCTACGACATTGCCGGAAACTACCTGGCGGCAGCTCGCGAGGATGAGGGTGCAGAAGGCGGCTTTTCGCACTCCGGCGACTTTTACTTGATAGACCAGCAGCGCCGTATCCGTGGTCATTACAATGGCACCGAAGAGGAAGACGTAGACAGGCTGATTCAGGACATTCCGCGGCTGCTGAACGAGAGGAAAGATGAGAAAAAATAA
- a CDS encoding DUF2267 domain-containing protein has protein sequence MAMNFENYLKDGKTWLHELCTYLGIDDEYKASRIFRAVMHAIRDRIPAGEAIHLGAQLPIIWKGIYFDGFSLHEPVRIRHEDEWLEFIRSKDFGADQADFPTLDHAFYAFQDVMAFLRDHISEGQYNQVAQALHSEITVPA, from the coding sequence ATGGCAATGAACTTTGAGAATTATTTGAAAGACGGTAAAACCTGGCTGCACGAACTGTGCACGTACCTGGGCATTGACGATGAGTATAAGGCCTCGCGTATTTTCAGGGCGGTGATGCATGCCATCCGCGACCGCATCCCGGCAGGCGAAGCCATCCACCTGGGCGCGCAACTGCCCATTATCTGGAAAGGCATTTACTTTGACGGCTTCTCGCTGCATGAGCCGGTGCGCATCCGTCACGAGGACGAGTGGCTGGAGTTTATCCGCAGCAAAGACTTCGGTGCCGACCAGGCCGATTTCCCGACCCTGGACCACGCTTTTTACGCTTTTCAGGATGTGATGGCCTTTCTGCGCGACCACATTTCGGAGGGCCAGTACAACCAAGTGGCCCAGGCGCTTCATTCCGAGATCACGGTTCCGGCGTAG